The Lates calcarifer isolate ASB-BC8 linkage group LG6, TLL_Latcal_v3, whole genome shotgun sequence genome includes a region encoding these proteins:
- the nadka gene encoding NAD kinase isoform X2 has protein sequence MCTVMKFNQCVLQDTPGSHGDNKVWKWHIQDPASQRLTWNKPPKSVLVIKKIRDASLLQPFKELCVFLTEVKNMIVYVEKKVLEDPAISGDENFGAITKKFCTFREDLDDISNRVDFIICLGGDGTLLYASSLFQESVPPVMAFHLGSLGFLTPFKFDTYQSQVTQIIEGNAAIVLRSRLKVRVLKENWEKKARVDEKGIILTNGDVESSSKAMQYQVLNEVVVDRGPSSYLSNVDLFLDGHLITTVQGDGVIVSTPTGSTAYAVAAGASMIHPNVPAIMITPICPHSLSFRPIVVPAGVELKIMLSRDARNTAWVSFDGRKRQEICHGDSITITTSCFPVPSICFRDPVNDWFESLAQCLHWNVRKKQNYLSSEDEEF, from the exons ATGTGTACAGTCATGAAGTTCAACCAGTGCGTACTGCAGGACACACCTGGGAGCCATGGCGACAACAAAGTGTGGAAATG gCACATTCAGGACCCCGCCAGCCAGAGACTGACGTGGAACAAGCCGCCAAAAAGTGTCCTTGTCATCAAGAAGATTCGAGATGCCAGTCTGCTTCAGCCTTTCAAAGAGCTTTGCGTATTCCTCACCGAG gtGAAAAACATGATTGTTTATGTGGAAAAGAAAGTTCTGGAGGACCCAGCCATTTCAGGAGATGAAAACTTTGGGGCCATTACCAAGAAATTCTGTACTTTCAGAGAAG ATCTTGATGACATCTCAAACCGTGTGGACTTCATCATCTGTCTTGGTGGAGATGGGACTTTGCTGTATGCATCTTCGCTCTTCCAG GAGAGTGTTCCACCAGTTATGGCCTTCCACCTGGGCTCCCTGGGCTTCCTGACACCTTTTAAATTTGACACCTATCAGTCTCAGGTCACCCAAATTATTGAAG GTAATGCTGCCATCGTTCTGCGAAGTCGCTTGAAAGTCCGAGTTCTTAAAGAGAACTGGGAAAAGAAGGCCAGAGTGGACGAGAAGGGGATCATCCTGACCAACGGGGACGTCGAAAGTAGCAGCAAAGCCATGCAGTATCAG gttcTGAACGAGGTGGTGGTGGACAGAGGACCCTCCTCCTATCTCTCCAATGTGGACCTGTTCCTGGATGGACACCTCATCACCACAGTGCAGGGAGACG GTGTGATTGTATCTACACCTACAGGAAGTACAGCGTACGCTGTGGCTGCAGGAGCTTCCATGATCCATCCCAACGTCCCCGCCATCATGATCACCCCCATCTGCCCTCACTCGCTCTCCTTCAGACCCATCGTGGTGCCTGCCGGGGTGGAGCTCAAG ATAATGCTGTCACGTGACGCCAGAAACACGGCCTGGGTGTCATTTGATggaagaaagagacaagagatCTGCCATGGAGACAG TATTACCATCACCACTTCCTGCTTCCCTGTTCCCTCCATCTGTTTCCGTGACCCGGTCAACGACTGGTTCGAGAGCCTGGCCCAGTGTTTGCACTGGAACGTCAGGAAGAAGCAGAACTACCTCAGCTCAGAGGACGAGGAGTTCTGA